One genomic window of Garra rufa chromosome 2, GarRuf1.0, whole genome shotgun sequence includes the following:
- the tnfaip2b gene encoding tumor necrosis factor alpha-induced protein 2, protein MTKKLFFNIFKRHPKDPKVKNIPAVPTFQQNLEACHFVDAGKQLITREDRLFELKKDGIGSKIKLVEEEEDSEARLAKDYEDWLELVMQRLENSLDTQSPEEQELLKEAVQAMLQEEEQDKRWEGFQEAQRPQWRPRKCKQKHEALLERLVQRRMDEAPLDSSVEMHSSLAIICKAKQLEEDLMKVVTWVSSCYPEQENVCQFYATLYHKIFSAELREVAEYTLCDKDCVLLLQLVNEDYPNILNAKKIKNMIDHTKLAPLLPEDMIAPLEQQFLTTFETEVSTCLHKILDREETAWKEGEHPQLRDQVYCCDQAIDVIQCFHKNVECAQKVLGNEAKAQRITCQMRNFLTDYKAFHAKVIKSRQTNTEAVLMVNLSCLIQCRDYITKKAHLFPEDVKTDCLSLLATMIESSHRHFNSNMLLELKDLFRKVGSSEWLKNSDGVCEELLAKLDGHIQKFNNLDKTCCQELLSGMHKEFLAEYVRKMMKQKIKLLNKEQQQMAASSLCINSEHMHKYFTDAGSNMDWLKDILPNLAGLLKLQDPDSIKLELVTLMQLYPDLSERHISAWLRLKGNLSPSDLKRILKSVTCSQDQFSETQDSLQFSKSFFSIVRIR, encoded by the exons atgacaaaaaagctattttttaacatttttaaacggCATCCCAAAGATCCCAAAGTGAAAAATATTCCAG CGGTTCCCACTTTTCAGCAGAATCTAGAAGCATGCCACTTTGTGGATGCAGGGAAACAGCTGATCACCCGAGAAGACCGTCTGTTTGAGTTGAAGAAGGATGGGATAGGATCCAAAATAAAGCTGGTGGAGGAAGAAGAAGATTCAGAGGCTCGACTAGCAAAAGACTACGAGGACTGGCTGGAGTTGGTGATGCAGAGGCTGGAAAACTCCCTCGACACCCAGAGTCCTGAGGAGCAGGAGTTACTGAAAGAAGCTGTCCAAGCCATGTTGCAGGAGGAGGAGCAGGACAAGCGCTGGGAAGGGTTTCAAGAAGCGCAACGCCCACAATGGAGACCGAGGAAGTGTAAACAGAAGCACGAGGCTCTGCTGGAGCGCCTTGTTCAGAGGAGGATGGATGAAGCACCGTTAGACTCAAGTGTTGAGATGCATTCCTCCTTGGCAATCATCTGCAAAGCCAAACAACTAGAAGAAGACTTGATGAAAGTTGTGACATGGGTGAGCAGCTGTTACccagaacaggagaatgtgtGCCAGTTTTATGCCACACTGTACCATAAGATCTTCAGCGCAGAACTGAGAGAAGTCGCAGAGTACACACTGTGTGACAAGGACTGTGTCCTTTTATTACAGTTGGTGAACGAGGATTACCCCAA TATTCTAAATGCCAAAAAGATCAAAAATATGATCGATCACACAAAGCTTGCTCCGTTGCTTCCTGAAGACATGATTGCACCACTGGAACAGCAGTTTTTGACCACATTTGAG ACAGAGGTAAGCACGTGCCTTCACAAAATTCTGGACAGAGAAGAAACAGCCTGGAAGGAGGGAGAACATCCCCAACTGAGAGACCAGGTGTACTGCTGTGATCAGGCCATTGATGTGATCCAG TGCTTTCATAAAAATGTAGAGTGTGCTCAAAAGGTGCTAGGCAATGAGGCAAAAGCACAGAGGATCACATGCCAGATGAGAAATTTCCTGACAGA TTACAAAGCATTTCATGCAAAGGTCATCAAGAGCAGGCAGACCAACACTGAGGCCGTTTTGATGGTCAACCTCTCATGCCTCATACAGTGCAG GGACTACATTACAAAGAAAGCACATCTGTTCCCTGAAGATGTCAAAACTGATTGTCTCTCTTTATTGGCTACCATGATAGAAAGCAGCCATCGTCACTtcaattctaatatgctgttggaacttaag GACTTGTTCAGGAAGGTGGGTTCCAGCGAGTGGCTCAAGAACAGTGATGGTGTATGTGAAGAGCTGCTTGCAAAGCTGGATGGACATATTCAGAAATTCAACAACTTGGACAAAACGTGTTGCCAG GAGCTGCTGAGTGGAATGCACAAGGAGTTTCTAGCAGAATATGTCCGGAAAATGATGAAGCAGAAGATCAAACTTTTAAATAAAGAACAGCAACAGATGGCAGCATCATCACTTTGCATAAACAGCGAACACATGCATAAATACTTCACTGATGCT GGATCAAATATGGACTGGTTGAAAGACATTCTTCCCAATTTAGCAGGTCTTTTGAAACTACAGGATCCGGACAGTATAAAGCTAGAGCTGGTGACTCTTATGCAGCTTTATCCTGATCTCAG TGAGCGTCATATTTCTGCTTGGCTGAGACTCAAGGGAAATCTTTCTCCGTCAGACCTCAAAAGAATCCTGAAGAGCGTCACTTGCAGCCAGGATCAGTTCAGTGAAACACAGGACTCACTCCAGTTTAGCAAGAGCTTCTTTTCAATAGTGAGGATCAGATGA